A single genomic interval of Nerophis ophidion isolate RoL-2023_Sa linkage group LG11, RoL_Noph_v1.0, whole genome shotgun sequence harbors:
- the LOC133562392 gene encoding SE-cephalotoxin-like yields the protein MEEFQPRGSDETQGGRERERERERIYIYIPRRLALTFPAGLLGTTLEKHLRLRVIEQARFPTMDSVANWLVENKDKIEKGVDIMGQAAEVLAATVGQIHPILEAVFLASAEILNNPESKEAIYLTKKIEEVNEKVLGVQNEIDKIALELQRTSMNKQNFDREAQMLGQYEKFQEFLNAKPDWKMKKKEKFLKYYENTDGDLNLDALYNAVMGENISGDPMLDTVVATEQRSRRAVEEFCASLKKLFVVGLIAIMGYAALKEGVVERDLVTKWQTRMEAVEKRMKTAVDHCTETFMDQAKMDLEKELEVNPGTVNEDFTRALLDSLVKKYDWVKWSVRAFNSRERIFFYNWLAGKKFHGSGGASWFEMTTSNKIQVVVSFCVDPQSIDKRQIREQIEKQKLKGNMMAVALTLNQCFPNCLVHAVSHYKEVVESNNFSVDTYYYGKHKPAFLCIHPQ from the exons ATGGAGGAGTTCCAGCCGAGGGGGAGTGACGAGACCCAGGgagggcgagagagagagagagagagagagagaatataTATCTACATCCCAAGGAGGCTGGCGCTCACATTCCCAGCTGGATTACTTGGGACAACACTTGAG AAACATCTCCGGCTCAGAGTCATTGAGCAAGCAAGGTTCCCAACCATGGACAGTGTGGCAAACTGGCTGGTGGAGAACAAGGACAAGATCGAGAAAGGGGTGGACATCATGGGTCAAGCGGCCGAGGTGCTGGCCGCCACCGTGGGTCAGATCCACCCCATCCTGGAGGCCGTATTCTTGGCCTCGGCTGAGATCCTCAACAACCCCGAGAGCAAAGAGGCCATCTACCTGACGAAGAAGATAGAAGAGGTCAATGAGAAGGTGTTGGGCGTCCAGAATGAGATTGACAAAATTGCTCTGGAGCTGCAAAGGACGTCCATGAACAAGCAGAACTTTGACCGTGAGGCTCAGATGCTCGGCCAGTACGAAAAGTTCCAGGAGTTTCTCAACGCCAAGCCAGACTGGAAAATGAAAAAGAAGGAGAAGTTCCTCAAGTATTACGAGAACACAGACGGCGACTTGAACTTGGACGCTCTCTACAACGCCGTCATGGGAGAGAATATCTCAGGTGACCCCATGCTGGACACGGTGGTCGCCACAGAGCAGAGGAGCAGGAGGGCAGTGGAGGAATTCTGCGCTTCGCTGAAGAAGCTTTTCGTCGTCGGCCTCATCGCCATCATGGGCTACGCCGCCCTCAAGGAGGGCGTGGTGGAGAGGGACTTGGTGACCAAGTGGCAGACACGAATGGAGGCGGTGGAGAAACGGATGAAAACCGCAGTGGATCACTGCACAGAGACCTTTATGGACCAAGCCAAAATGGACCTGGAGAAAGAGCTGGAGGTGAACCCCGGCACAGTCAATGAGGACTTCACCCGAGCACTCCTGGACTCCCTGGTGAAGAAGTACGACTGGGTCAAGTGGTCGGTCCGAGCCTTCAACAGCAGGGAGCGCATCTTCTTCTACAACTGGCTGGCAGGGAAGAAGTTCCACGGCAGCGGCGGCGCCAGCTGGTTTGAAATGACCACCAGCAACAAGATCCAAGTGGTGGTGTCTTTCTGCGTGGACCCTCAGTCCATCGACAAACGCCAGATCAGGGAGCAGATCGAGAAGCAAAAACTGAAGGGAAACATGATGGCGGTGGCGCTGACTCTGAACCAATGCTTCCCCAACTGCCTGGTGCACGCCGTCAGCCACTACAAGGAGGTGGTGGAGTCCAACAACTTCAGCGTGGACACCTACTACTATGGCAAACACAAACCAGCCTTCTTGTGCATCCACCCGCAGTAG